GGTTGAAAACCCGGAATATCAACGTTTAACCTGGGTCTTGTTGGGCGTTGCTGCACCGTTAGAATTGATTCAAGACCGACAGCGAACGCCTTTTGATGTGGGTCAATCGATTTCCCTAACGGGGTTTCAATTGCAGGAATGTTCAGCACTCGAACGGGGATTGGCGAGGAAAGCAAGCAATCCTCAAACCACGATGACAGCAATTTTGGATTGGACGGGGGGAAAACCTTTTCTCACGCAAAAGCTGTGTCAGTTGGTTCTGAGTTATGTGGAGTGGATTTCTGCGGGTCAAGAAGCAAAGACGGTTGAAATGTTGGCGCGATCGCGTATTCTGGAAAATTGGGAAGCACGGGACGAACCGCCTCATCTCAAAACAATCCGCGATCGTCTCTTGCAAAATAACAACAACCCCCCAGGGCAACTTCGACTCTATCAGCAAATTCTGCATCAAGGGGAAATTCTGGCAGATTCTTCCCCAGAACAAATGAGTTTGCGCCTCTCTGGTTTAGCGGTTCAGTTGGACTCTGGAAAGCATTATCCTCAACCCGTTCTCAAGGCTTACAACCGCATCTACGAATCGATTTTCAATGTGAGTTGGGTTGAAGAGCAACTCCGAAAGCTCGATCCTACACCCGATACAGAAATTTATGAGGAGATTCGCAGCAAAGACGAGCAGTTCTTCTACGACTATTGGCTTTATTGGGTTGCAAAGGAGCCGCCAGAAGCGCTATTAGAGCGGTTTCGTCAACTCTTTATCGACGGAATCGGGTGTTCGACTCCAGAGATAGAAATGACCTTATATCGTCTGGTTACTTTTTTGAAAAACGATCGCGATTTTATTTACATCCTCAATCGAACCTGCACGATTTTAATTAATCATTGGCACTTACACCATCCGCGTCATAATGCAGTTTTCCAGTTAATTGAGTTGCTTGAAAAGGGTCAGCCTCGTTTGACACAAATGGTTTCACGCTCTTTTATTGTTAGACGCTTGCAGGAACTCAGAAAATTGTTCCTGAAAAGTCAAGATTTTTTGTCTTTGCAGCGTTTAGTTCAGGTCATTGAACCCAGTAGATTAACGAAGAAAACGACATCTTTGGGGAAATTAATCGATCGCTATCCTTTTCTTTACTCTCACTGCTTAATTCCCGAAAAAAGTACGTTTGGTCATCGACAAATTATCCAAACGATTCAAAGTCAAAAGCAAAAAGATTTCAGTGTTAACCTCTCTCAATATGCAGCTCACCTCGCTAGAAAAGCATCTAAGAAAAG
Above is a genomic segment from Lusitaniella coriacea LEGE 07157 containing:
- a CDS encoding AAA-like domain-containing protein, giving the protein MGWDVNTTYNYEVGGCLPLDAPTYVVRQADDELYNGVLTGKFCYVLNSRQMGKSSLRVRTMKRLQAKGIRCAAIDLTSVGCQDIPPEQWYAGITYTLASSLNLLESVDLKTWWSQHELLAPVQRFGTFIREILLQAIQEDVAIFIDEIDSILSLNFPVDDFFALIRFCHEQRVENPEYQRLTWVLLGVAAPLELIQDRQRTPFDVGQSISLTGFQLQECSALERGLARKASNPQTTMTAILDWTGGKPFLTQKLCQLVLSYVEWISAGQEAKTVEMLARSRILENWEARDEPPHLKTIRDRLLQNNNNPPGQLRLYQQILHQGEILADSSPEQMSLRLSGLAVQLDSGKHYPQPVLKAYNRIYESIFNVSWVEEQLRKLDPTPDTEIYEEIRSKDEQFFYDYWLYWVAKEPPEALLERFRQLFIDGIGCSTPEIEMTLYRLVTFLKNDRDFIYILNRTCTILINHWHLHHPRHNAVFQLIELLEKGQPRLTQMVSRSFIVRRLQELRKLFLKSQDFLSLQRLVQVIEPSRLTKKTTSLGKLIDRYPFLYSHCLIPEKSTFGHRQIIQTIQSQKQKDFSVNLSQYAAHLARKASKKSSSVTVETAVRKSITNPTLLSDRQLYFALKHFVGKVDGVYTYRDSARGFLTQTNQKQSYQTFKTSLYEYLLETIESRYGSQHFNERLYKQLQETFPEKDLQPLDSFLIAQTCSSLFKFLVEDPEHPNFYVFLDLIFNLGTSRTIGLLLKITLIAQPVKPHLEKRFSVLFNYYESKEMRDIDWLVEALENLNVALSSNFGDADLSFFKYL